A genomic window from Bubalus bubalis isolate 160015118507 breed Murrah chromosome 11, NDDB_SH_1, whole genome shotgun sequence includes:
- the ZC2HC1C gene encoding zinc finger C2HC domain-containing protein 1C translates to MAGLQLVLPLPMGVMLPHNKRDSPELHSAKQDPYRKGDSCQRSSTGHPRNTFQQKHLSNQELMLDNLCTHPKWNTCTKAQSCSYPHCAGMSQHDSRSNPQGQAKGLFYTSDPQCRYPKTNDQEFIPLTKKRVGVDRAYPLKPVFHRKSHSTGEAGTDGDQNASPRTPEPRKYSYSSFGSRNWVNSSMVGPVAATQEERVMANANRTEWMQIQRLEAAGESLGEEIRRKETLLREKLKKTEEELRRIQKGKEQAEENEKRELQRMVLSRRRVKDNSITTYKPIFSPALGSEEVFNRDAGEDETWGQSQENSSPFQFSNYRIQKLKRERLVASNNKIRDRVSRPLKEKFSQATEAPLNALQRYTSNSSSSRAPDSSGSSCSTEEPELGECSHCSRKFLLLRLERHSSICRRMQGSKRKVFDSSRARAKGTELEQYLNWKGPASVKVEPPRKSNWRQKHESFIRTLRQAREFQQVIAKGGNPSDLPPILPVENPDYIQCPHCSRHFAPKVAERHIPKCKTIKNRPPPPRKHYS, encoded by the exons ATGGCTGGTCTCCAGTTGGTGTTGCCTCTGCCTATGGGCGTTATGCTCCCACATAATAAAAGGGATTCTCCAGAGCTCCATTCAGCTAAGCAAGACCCCTATAGAAAAGGTGACTCTTGCCAGCGGTCCTCTACAGGGCACCCGAGGAACACTTTCCAGCAGAAACATTTGAGTAACCAAGAACTGATGCTGGATAATCTCTGCACTCACCCCAAGTGGAACACCTGCACAAAAGCCCAGAGCTGTTCGTATCCCCACTGTGCTGGAATGAGCCAGCACGATTCAAGGAGCAATCCCCAGGGCCAAGCCAAGGGTTTGTTTTACACATCAGACCCTCAGTGCCGGTATCCCAAAACAAATGACCAGGAATTCATCCCCTTGACAAAGAAGCGAGTGGGGGTTGACCGAGCATACCCTCTGAAACCTGTGTTTCATCGGAAGTCCCATAGTACAGGTGAGGCTGGCACTGATGGAGACCAGAACGCCTCTCCAAGAACCCCTGAGCCAAGAAAGTATTCGTACAGTAGCTTTGGTTCCAGGAACTGGGTGAATTCATCGATGGTTGGTCCAGTTGCTGCCACTCAGGAGGAAAGGGTCATGGCAAATGCCAACAGGACGGAGTGGATGCAAATCCAAAGACTAGAAGCTGCAGGGGAGAGCTTAGGGGAGGAAATACGCAGAAAAGAGACTCTTCTGAGGGAAAAGCTGAAGAAGACGGAGGAGGAACTCAGAAGGATCCAGAAGGGAAAAGAACAggctgaggaaaatgaaaaaagagagctACAGAGAATGGTGCTCTCACGGAGGAGAGTTAAAGATAATAGCATCACCACATACAAACCTATCTTCTCTCCAGCACTTGGGTCTGAGGAGGTCTTCAACAGAGACGCAGGAGAAGACGAAACTTGGGGACAATCTCAAGAGAATTCTAGTCCATTCCAGTTCTCTAATTATAGAATTCAGAAGCTCAAAAGGGAAAGACTCGTGGCAAGCAATAACAAAATCCGAGACCGAGTCTCAAGGCCATTGAAGGAGAAGTTTTCTCAAGCTACAGAAGCGCCGCTCAACGCTTTGCAGAGATACACCAGCAATTCTAGCTCATCCAGGGCACCAGACTCGTCAGGCTCCAGCTGTTCCACTGAAGAGCCAGAACTGGGCGAGTGCAGCCACTGCAGCCGAAAGTTTCTCTTGCTCAGGCTGGAGAGACACTCCAGCATCTGCCGCAGGATGCAGGGTTCCAAGAGGAAAGTGTTTGACTCCTCCAGGGCCCGGGCCAAGGGCACAGAACTAGAGCAGTACTTGAACTGGAAGGGTCCAGCTTCAGTCAAG GTTGAACCTCCTCGGAAGAGCAACTGGAGACAGAAGCATGAATCCTTCATCCGTACCCTCCGTCAGGCTCGAGAGTTCCAGCAGGTGATTGCCAAAGGTGGAAACCCCTCAGACCTGCCTCCCATCCTGCCTGTAGAAAATCCCGACTATATTCAGTGCCCTCACTGTAGCCGCCACTTTGCTCCCAAGGTGGCAGAGCGGCACATCCCCAAGTGTAAGACCATCAAGAACCGTCCTCCGCCTCCAAGAAAGCACTACAGTTGA